The Armatimonadota bacterium DNA window AAACAAGTTAACTCACAAAGAATCTGGCCGAGCACTGGAGTCGAGCCCACCTACCACGGTCAGCATCTTCAGCTCCGCCCTCACCGACGCGAAGAGTCACTCTCAAACGAGCTTGATCACCGTTCCACCTTCTTTGTACGGCAAGGACGGTCTTTTCAGGGGTCGAATCATCGCCCGATTGAAGCTCCATGAACCGCAGGGTGGATTTGATCCTTGGGACCGAATGGCTGCGGTGTTTGTCAAAGACCAGAATGGAAAGAAAATTGAAATTCTTCGCTACATGACTCCATATCGCCGCGGGCATGAGTGGTTTTATGATGTTTCCTATTTAGCCCCGCTCTTTAAGGGTCAACAAAACTACGAAGTTTGGTGCGAAACATACGGCACAGGCTGGCTTGTGGATTTCGACTTGATCTACTATCCGGGCAAAGTTCAAAAGGTTGCGAAGCGAGTGGAATTGCTCTGGAACGAAAAGCCAGAAATTGGAAATCCTGATAACAGCTTCGAAAAGCAAATGCCTCCAGCCAAGGTAACGCGCTCAGTGGGTACGAAGGCTGCGGAACTAGTGATCACAGCAACGGGACATGGAATGGAGCCAAATTCGAACAACGCTGGAGAATTCTATGCTCTTGGTCGGACAGTGACTGTCGGGAAATCTGAATTTAAGAATGTGCTTTGGAAGGATGACTGCTACTTGAATCCTTGCCGTCCGCAAAGAGGAACTTGGAAATTCAGTCGGGCTGGATGGGCGCCGGGAGATATCGTCCGGCCATGGGTGATCGACGCGTCACGAGCGGTTCCGACCGGGAAAGATGTGACGATCAAGTACGCAATTGATCCGTATTTGAATGAAGGCCGAGGCAAAACGTGGGCGCCGTTCCACTGGATTCAAGGCGTGTATGTCGAATATTCAAACTAGGATCTTTTCTAAAGATTGGATTCGATTTAGTTCGTCGGGGTGATTTTCCCGGATGAATGGGAGCGCCTTTTCGGCGTAATACCGCGCCTTTTTCGGATCGCCGGTGAGTCGGTTGAGCAAGGCAAGTTCTTCGTGGCAATAACCATCGTCGGGAGCCAGCTCCAACACCCGGCGCTGCATCTGGATCGCCAAAGAGTGCTGTCCGAGTTCGCGGTAAACCCGCCCGAGCGTCCATTTTGCGATCGCCTTGCTAGCATCGTTTCCTGTCGAGAGGAAGTACTCATGCGCGATTTGAAACTGGTCCAGAGCCAACCGGAGCTCGCCCTGATCAAAGTACGTCCAGCCCAGATTGTTGCTTAGGCTTCCAATCCATTTTCGGGCTCTCGGCTGCGTGGTACGTTTCGCTTTATCAATCGCCTGGAGGTTCAATGCCAGCGCCTGCTCGGGGGTACCGATGATCGCGAGCATGTGAATCGCGTCAATTTCCAAGTGGTTATCATCGAGGCGAGCTGCCATCTCCGAAGCTTCCAGGAAATGCTCGAGGCCGCGGTCGCCGGTTCGGGATGAGTTTAGAACTCGACCGGACTCCAGATGGTAGCGGACCTTTGCGATACTGTCCCCGGCTGGCAAGGATTGCGAAACTCCATTGAGCAGCGCGCTTGCGTCGTCAAACTTCTTTTGCAAGCCCATAGATCGAGCGGCTTGGGTCAGCAACTCCGCGCGATTCATCGGATCGCTCTCAGAATCGGCAGCACTGAGAAAACGGGACTCCGATTCACTCGGATTCGAAAAGTCCCAAAGTTCGTCGATTCGCTCGACCATGTTCGCAATTATATCAAAGAAAATAAAGATCCCCGCCGATCTTTATAAATCAGGCAGGGATCGTTTTTGTAATCTTAAGTCGATTAGACGGCTATTTGCTTTTGTTCCTGAACTTCTGCAACGGCAGAAGTGAGTTGGGTAGCCACAAGCGCCTTAACCACTTCTCGTCGTGCACTTCGATCACGAACTTGCAACCGATCATAAACCCATTTCACGAATTCAATATCCGATAGTTGGGAATATAGATCGAAAGTTTGGCCTTCCATGTTGACCGGATATTCAATTGGATAAGTGGCGTCAAGCGGAACTTGCAAATTAACACCATCGGGCAGCTCGGAAACCATCGGCCATTGATCAGGAT harbors:
- a CDS encoding tetratricopeptide repeat protein, with the translated sequence MVERIDELWDFSNPSESESRFLSAADSESDPMNRAELLTQAARSMGLQKKFDDASALLNGVSQSLPAGDSIAKVRYHLESGRVLNSSRTGDRGLEHFLEASEMAARLDDNHLEIDAIHMLAIIGTPEQALALNLQAIDKAKRTTQPRARKWIGSLSNNLGWTYFDQGELRLALDQFQIAHEYFLSTGNDASKAIAKWTLGRVYRELGQHSLAIQMQRRVLELAPDDGYCHEELALLNRLTGDPKKARYYAEKALPFIRENHPDELNRIQSLEKILV